The Primulina tabacum isolate GXHZ01 chromosome 1, ASM2559414v2, whole genome shotgun sequence genome contains the following window.
AAAGGTACTCTCTTCGAGAGTTGCAAGTTGCAACTGATAGCTTcagcaataaaaatattttggggaGAGGTGGCTTTGGGAAGGTATACAAAGGACGATTGGCAGATGGTTCCTTGGTCGCCGTAAAAAGACTCAAGGAGGAGCGGACACCTggtggggagctccagtttcaAACTGAAGTCGAGATGATTAGTATGGCTGTGCACCGTAATCTTCTTAGACTTCGTGGTTTTTGTATGACCCCAACTGAACGGTTACTTGTTTATCCATACATGGCCAATGGAAGTGTTGCATCTTGTTTAAGAGGTGATTCAAGCATACAAATTTTACTTGATAAAATCTTTTGGTTCCATGGGTTCGTCTAAAAATTGTTGAATATTTTTGGCTTCTAAAGACTAAGCTCCAGCTTCAAGTGTAAACAACTCATCGATTATTCTATATGCAGAACGTCCGCCAAATGAGCTGCCACTTGATTGGCCCACGAGAAAGTGCATTGCTCTTGGATCTGCTCGAGGATTATCGTATTTGCATGATCACTGTGACCCCAAGATTATTCATCGTGATGTGAAAGCTGCAAATATATTGCTAGACGAAGAGTTTGAAGCTGTCGTTGGAGATTTTGGATTGGCTAAGCTCATGGATTATAAGGACACCCATGTGACTACTGCTGTTCGTGGCACTATAGGACACATAGCTCCTGAGTACCTATCCACTGGAAAATCATCTGAGAAAACTGATGTTTTTGGTTATGGAATCATGCTTCTTGAGCTGATAACAGGGCAGAGGGCATTTGATCTGGCTCGCCTGGCAAATGATGATGATGTCATGCTTCTTGATTGGGTATGccataattttcttttttattttatctgtCGCTAGTATTTTATTATAGCACATGAGACAGAAAAATTTATATTGGGGTTCATAAATAACCtgtgagttgtatatatgggcttgaacaatcctccccccttgagctagcttttggggttgagttaggtccaagtttcaatcttaacatggtatcagagcccgggttccaccgttatgtgttggactgacTATAATTAGGCTACTCGTTCTGCCgataattgggtcatttgtaaactccacGCTCCAGAAGTTCATTCCTGGGTGTGAGAGGGgtgtgttaattgtcccacatcggttggataaataacctgtgagttgtatatatgggcttggacaatcATCCCCCCTTGAGCTGGTTTTTGAGGTTGAtttaggtccaagttccaatcttaacaatTCCTTCTGAAACCATTtccaattttaaataatagaacTAGAAAAAGTGCTCGAAATCTTttttaacacttgaattaaaCCGTATAGAATAtgtattataaatttaattatataaaatctgATTCTAGAATATATTTTTCTGATTTCTTACACATTCAAAATATGGTTTTAGTTACTTTAATTTCTATTTCAGGTCAAAGGGCtactaaaagaaaagaaattggAAATGTTGGTCGACCCTGATCTGCAGAGCAAATACGTGGAGGCGGAAGTCGAGCAGCTAATACAAGTCGCTTTGCTTTGCACGCAAAGCTCTCCAATGGACCGGCCAAAGATGTCAGAAGTCGTGAGAATGCTTGAAGGCGATGGCTTAGCTGAGAGATGGGTTGAATGGCAAAAGATCGAAGTACTTCGGCAAGAGGTCGAGCTAGCGCCACATCCTAATTCGGATTGGATTGTCGATTCAATGGAGAACTTGCATGCTGTTGAATTATCAGGTCCAAGGTGACCATCCTGACTCAAGTAAAGAAAGGAATTTACTGCGTCCCTTGCTCTTTCTGCCTTTTAAATTGCAactttttatcttttattttaaccaaatttttttttttttgaaaaaacgtaTCCCATGTATGCTGTGGTGAAATAGTATTCATTATATTTATGCATTGGAGTTTGTTAGTTCTGATGAAAATAGGAGTCGGAGCATTTGTGTAACTTCGGAAGTGCGGTGACAAGTTTGCCATTTTGTGAAAAACTAAAGTTGTCCCCATACGATGTATATTCATGACTATCCTTTTTCAATATGTTTATGTTCTGAATTTGATAGTTTGTCTATGTTTTGGATACGATGATTAGTTGTGGCCATAGTTAAATGAGACATTTGGCGTTTTAAAGCTAATCGACATAGCTAAAATATACTTTCGTAAGTTCGTTCCAACTTTATCGAAAAAAGCAAATATGGTagaaatttttggatgaaattTCACATATTCGAatatatgttattttttataaaagcATCAAATTACAAATAATAAAGGAAATTATAGTTataaatacataaattattCGTAAACTCTATTTGATTAACTCATCAAACAATCGGCGTCCTCGAAAATATCCGGCCCACATCTAAATGATTCTACATAGAACGATGGCCCTTTTAGACAAGTGTGGCCCAATTGGCTTAGAAATCAAAAGGCGAAGCTCAGTCGCCAACCCTACACATGAATTTGCATTCTCATCGATCTCTCTCCAATATTGGTCTTCAATTTCGCTGCCGCCGCCATGGTCGCCGCTAAGAAGACGGTGAATCTCTCTTTTCTTTGCACTCTTATATGTTTATCAGT
Protein-coding sequences here:
- the LOC142555717 gene encoding somatic embryogenesis receptor kinase 2-like isoform X1; this encodes MLLKKISFLQFGENFTYIMEISLVTSKFSWNGQTGDALHNLRANLADPNNVLQSWDPTLVNPCTWFHVTCNNDNSVIRVDLGNAALSGQLVPLLGLLKNLQYLELYSNNISGAIPSDLGNLTNLVSLDLYLNSFTGPIPGTLGRLSKLRFLRLNNNSLTGSIPISLTNISSLQVLDLSNNQLSGPVPDNGSFSLFTPISFANNLDLCGPVTGRPCPGSPPFSPPPPFVPPPPISSPGGNSATGAIAGGVAAGAALLFAAPAIVFAWWRRGKPQEYFFDVPAEEDPDVHLGQLKRYSLRELQVATDSFSNKNILGRGGFGKVYKGRLADGSLVAVKRLKEERTPGGELQFQTEVEMISMAVHRNLLRLRGFCMTPTERLLVYPYMANGSVASCLRERPPNELPLDWPTRKCIALGSARGLSYLHDHCDPKIIHRDVKAANILLDEEFEAVVGDFGLAKLMDYKDTHVTTAVRGTIGHIAPEYLSTGKSSEKTDVFGYGIMLLELITGQRAFDLARLANDDDVMLLDWVKGLLKEKKLEMLVDPDLQSKYVEAEVEQLIQVALLCTQSSPMDRPKMSEVVRMLEGDGLAERWVEWQKIEVLRQEVELAPHPNSDWIVDSMENLHAVELSGPR
- the LOC142555717 gene encoding somatic embryogenesis receptor kinase 2-like isoform X2, whose amino-acid sequence is MGMKNMEREGMVSVVVLLVLIVHPLRCIYANMEGDALHNLRANLADPNNVLQSWDPTLVNPCTWFHVTCNNDNSVIRVDLGNAALSGQLVPLLGLLKNLQYLELYSNNISGAIPSDLGNLTNLVSLDLYLNSFTGPIPGTLGRLSKLRFLRLNNNSLTGSIPISLTNISSLQVLDLSNNQLSGPVPDNGSFSLFTPISFANNLDLCGPVTGRPCPGSPPFSPPPPFVPPPPISSPGGNSATGAIAGGVAAGAALLFAAPAIVFAWWRRGKPQEYFFDVPAEEDPDVHLGQLKRYSLRELQVATDSFSNKNILGRGGFGKVYKGRLADGSLVAVKRLKEERTPGGELQFQTEVEMISMAVHRNLLRLRGFCMTPTERLLVYPYMANGSVASCLRERPPNELPLDWPTRKCIALGSARGLSYLHDHCDPKIIHRDVKAANILLDEEFEAVVGDFGLAKLMDYKDTHVTTAVRGTIGHIAPEYLSTGKSSEKTDVFGYGIMLLELITGQRAFDLARLANDDDVMLLDWVKGLLKEKKLEMLVDPDLQSKYVEAEVEQLIQVALLCTQSSPMDRPKMSEVVRMLEGDGLAERWVEWQKIEVLRQEVELAPHPNSDWIVDSMENLHAVELSGPR